A window from Sphingobacterium hotanense encodes these proteins:
- a CDS encoding ThuA domain-containing protein, whose amino-acid sequence MRLIILLIVMDVGMSTSAFAIAKSKLPHIVFLISEDPDNYGAHLTIPAFAKSLSETGQYKTTVLLGSSNRTSYRFPNFEIVNKADLVVVFTRRLALPSEQMDILKKYLQNGGGLVGIRTANHAFTLLKGEVAENGFEQWPEFVSTVLGCENRGYGLATAKTVVQVNERFLDHEILKGIQYRNWVSDGNLYLVDPLLDRNAQVLLQGLSDQKSQPIAWTRHYGKSRVFYTSLGYPSDFKNENFIKLLVNAMDWTLNKNAKH is encoded by the coding sequence GTGCGTCTGATAATCTTGTTGATCGTCATGGATGTTGGAATGAGTACTTCGGCGTTTGCAATCGCAAAGAGCAAGCTACCGCACATCGTCTTTTTGATAAGTGAAGATCCAGACAATTATGGAGCACATCTCACGATACCTGCCTTTGCAAAATCCTTGTCGGAAACAGGACAATATAAAACGACAGTACTCTTGGGCAGTTCGAACCGTACGTCCTACCGTTTTCCAAACTTTGAAATCGTAAATAAGGCGGATCTAGTCGTGGTTTTTACGCGAAGACTGGCTTTACCTAGTGAACAAATGGATATACTAAAAAAATATCTCCAGAATGGCGGTGGGCTTGTCGGAATAAGAACCGCAAATCATGCTTTTACCCTTTTAAAAGGTGAGGTTGCTGAGAACGGCTTCGAACAATGGCCAGAATTCGTTTCCACGGTTTTAGGCTGTGAAAATAGAGGATATGGATTGGCCACTGCTAAAACAGTAGTGCAGGTCAATGAACGTTTCTTAGACCATGAGATTCTAAAGGGGATACAGTACAGAAACTGGGTTAGTGATGGTAACCTTTATCTAGTGGATCCACTCCTTGACAGAAACGCTCAAGTCTTATTACAGGGGCTGAGTGACCAGAAATCACAGCCAATAGCATGGACGCGCCATTATGGCAAGAGTAGAGTTTTCTACACCTCGCTGGGCTATCCATCGGATTTTAAGAATGAAAATTTTATCAAACTATTAGTGAATGCTATGGATTGGACATTGAATAAAAATGCTAAACATTGA
- a CDS encoding RagB/SusD family nutrient uptake outer membrane protein: MKTIKKIFYNIRVFSLSLLLLAFLACDKSLLDEKPLDFLSPDNAYLTEAGALQGVTAIHDRVRSAYYSFGEFGVMNWATHGSDLGYNGETPAAGGVYLNSYEDMTPIWRNVVDPWNVGFEVIQWANVLIDKVGKASPEDFTNGEKGKNVYIAEARFFRAFMYRNLASTYGDIPVLTEPIQTAKADFVRDPIKKVYEQMVEDFKFAAENLPKPSQEAAPGRITQGPALHFLAETYLELKDPTKAVEAASKVINDYNYNLMTRRFGGRLGNDVFGSGDPYFDLFGYGNHNLPENTESMWVIQVEPFIKGGGQIASAYIFGPRYFDIGLTPDGKKAILGELYNGAYTGYTDTLGRPTANARGTNLVYYYIWKDNWNNDTRNAEHNLKRNFYYDNPQSAYHKKKIDFSLYNPARTDPRADTLKILFPIHTKFTDPLNYFLQPNRSGGGITHKDWYALRFAETLLLRAEAYLATGQKDLAAADVNKVRQRSNAKPVAAANLDIDYILDERARELYGEEWRLITLRRTGKLIERVLKYNDNPLCPGAFIKPHNFRWPIPLADIDLNIDAEFPQNPGYDQ; encoded by the coding sequence AGCCATTAGACTTTTTATCACCAGATAATGCTTATTTAACCGAAGCAGGGGCGTTGCAGGGTGTGACTGCAATCCATGACCGCGTTCGATCTGCATATTATTCCTTTGGCGAATTTGGCGTCATGAATTGGGCGACACATGGAAGCGACCTTGGTTATAACGGCGAAACCCCTGCAGCTGGGGGAGTTTATTTGAATTCCTATGAAGATATGACACCGATTTGGCGAAATGTCGTGGACCCTTGGAATGTTGGATTTGAAGTAATTCAGTGGGCTAACGTATTGATCGATAAGGTTGGCAAAGCCAGTCCGGAAGATTTTACGAATGGAGAGAAGGGTAAAAATGTATATATCGCTGAAGCAAGATTTTTCAGAGCTTTTATGTATAGAAATTTAGCCTCGACCTATGGCGATATTCCGGTACTAACTGAACCTATTCAGACTGCAAAGGCCGACTTTGTAAGAGATCCTATAAAAAAGGTTTATGAGCAAATGGTAGAGGACTTCAAGTTTGCTGCGGAGAATCTTCCGAAACCATCGCAAGAAGCAGCGCCTGGAAGAATTACGCAGGGTCCGGCTTTACACTTTCTAGCAGAAACTTATCTGGAACTGAAAGATCCAACCAAAGCAGTAGAAGCAGCGAGCAAGGTCATCAATGATTACAATTATAATTTGATGACGAGACGCTTTGGGGGTAGGTTAGGAAATGATGTTTTTGGATCAGGTGACCCATACTTTGACTTATTCGGCTATGGCAATCATAATCTTCCCGAGAATACCGAATCCATGTGGGTCATCCAAGTTGAGCCATTTATCAAGGGTGGGGGGCAAATAGCCAGTGCTTATATCTTTGGCCCACGTTACTTCGATATAGGACTAACTCCAGATGGGAAGAAAGCCATTCTTGGTGAATTGTATAATGGTGCTTACACTGGCTATACGGATACGCTTGGACGTCCAACGGCAAACGCTAGAGGAACGAATTTAGTGTACTATTACATATGGAAGGATAATTGGAATAATGATACAAGAAATGCAGAGCATAACTTGAAAAGAAACTTCTACTACGATAATCCGCAATCGGCTTATCATAAAAAGAAGATTGACTTCAGTTTATACAACCCGGCACGAACAGATCCTAGAGCAGACACGTTAAAAATCCTCTTTCCGATTCATACGAAATTCACGGATCCTTTAAATTATTTCTTGCAGCCAAATCGCTCTGGCGGCGGGATTACCCATAAGGATTGGTATGCCTTACGTTTTGCCGAAACTTTATTGTTGCGTGCAGAAGCTTATTTAGCGACCGGTCAAAAAGACCTGGCAGCTGCAGATGTAAACAAGGTTCGTCAAAGATCAAATGCGAAGCCTGTTGCTGCAGCGAATCTGGATATCGATTATATACTGGACGAAAGAGCTAGAGAATTATATGGCGAAGAATGGCGCTTAATTACGCTGAGAAGGACCGGAAAGTTGATTGAACGGGTACTGAAGTACAATGATAATCCGCTGTGTCCTGGAGCTTTTATTAAGCCTCATAATTTCCGATGGCCAATACCATTAGCAGATATTGACTTGAATATTGACGCTGAATTTCCACAAAATCCAGGTTATGACCAATAA